A genome region from Armatimonadota bacterium includes the following:
- the trpA gene encoding tryptophan synthase subunit alpha, protein MSRITEVFARLDRPALVAFLMAGDPDPARSARLLRAAARAADILEVGVPFSDPIADGPTIQRAGQRALAAGMTLEGVLDLVRGLRRGVDIPVVLLTYFNPVVQFGVEQFCGEARAAGVDGLVVPDLPVDEADGLIPPARDADLDTVFLVAPTTSDARVVLAAERSRGFLYCVSLTGVTGARPEVPPEVMGLVGRVKARTTLPVCVGFGISTPEQAQAVGQVADGVIVGSALVDLVERAADAEEGMADLLGRLRAALATVVRRP, encoded by the coding sequence GTGAGCCGGATCACTGAAGTCTTTGCCCGACTGGACCGTCCGGCCCTGGTCGCATTCCTGATGGCCGGTGATCCGGACCCGGCGCGCAGCGCGCGGCTGCTGCGCGCCGCCGCCAGGGCGGCTGACATTCTCGAGGTGGGCGTCCCCTTCTCCGACCCCATCGCCGACGGTCCCACGATCCAGCGGGCCGGCCAGCGGGCGCTGGCTGCGGGGATGACGCTGGAGGGTGTCCTGGACCTGGTGAGGGGCCTGCGCCGAGGCGTCGACATCCCTGTGGTCCTGCTCACCTACTTCAATCCCGTGGTGCAGTTCGGGGTGGAGCAGTTCTGCGGCGAAGCTCGCGCGGCAGGCGTAGACGGGCTTGTGGTTCCCGACCTTCCGGTGGATGAGGCCGACGGGCTGATTCCCCCCGCCCGTGACGCCGACCTGGACACCGTCTTCCTGGTGGCGCCCACCACCTCGGACGCCCGCGTCGTGCTGGCCGCCGAGCGCAGCCGGGGATTCCTCTACTGTGTCTCCCTCACCGGGGTGACCGGAGCGCGCCCGGAGGTGCCCCCGGAGGTCATGGGCCTGGTGGGGCGGGTGAAGGCCCGGACCACGCTCCCGGTGTGCGTGGGCTTCGGCATCTCCACGCCGGAGCAGGCCCAGGCCGTCGGGCAGGTGGCCGACGGGGTGATCGTGGGCAGCGCGCTGGTGGACCTGGTGGAGCGGGCGGCCGACGCCGAGGAGGGCATGGCGGATCTCCTGGGACGCCTCCGCGCTGCCCTGGCCACAGTGGTTCGGCGCCCTTGA
- a CDS encoding cation:proton antiporter: MPEHHQILNFLLLLALIVAAAKGAGWLSLRLGQPAVLGELLAGVVLGPSLLDLLHLKPFAGEGMAAGVFLLANLGVVLLMFIGGLETDLEQMRAVGRVAAAAGAAGVVVPLLLGLAVALPFGFGLQKSAFMGIVLAATSVSITVQTLIELGQLDSKEGTTLLGAAVVDDVIALLILSLFVAVSLAGGGVADVGGVVLRMAAFFVVAILLGRVFRGVLGRAAQAPVSEGLLAATLVAVLAYAWSAEALGGVAAITGAYLAGVLVAQGGYRHEVEHRLKAFTYALLVPIFFVSIGLQTNARALAAQDIPLALLIILAAVAGKVIGCGAGARLAGFTGPEALRIGVGMISRGEVGLIIAAIGLQTGLLADRGFAIMVITVLATTVITPPLLRAVFAAVPPSEEAAIEAAFGHPDDSR, from the coding sequence ATGCCCGAGCATCACCAGATCCTGAATTTTCTGCTGCTGCTGGCCCTGATCGTGGCCGCAGCCAAGGGAGCAGGGTGGTTGAGCCTGCGCCTCGGTCAGCCGGCGGTTCTGGGAGAACTGCTGGCCGGCGTGGTCCTGGGGCCCTCGCTGCTCGACCTTTTGCACCTGAAGCCCTTCGCCGGCGAGGGCATGGCCGCGGGCGTCTTTCTCCTGGCCAACCTGGGCGTGGTCCTGCTGATGTTCATCGGGGGGCTGGAGACCGACCTTGAGCAGATGCGGGCGGTGGGGCGCGTGGCTGCAGCCGCGGGCGCGGCCGGGGTGGTGGTCCCGCTGCTTTTGGGGCTGGCCGTCGCGCTGCCCTTTGGCTTTGGATTGCAGAAGAGCGCGTTCATGGGCATCGTCCTTGCGGCCACGAGCGTCAGCATCACCGTGCAGACGCTGATCGAACTGGGGCAACTTGATTCAAAAGAAGGGACGACGCTTCTTGGCGCCGCGGTGGTGGACGACGTCATCGCTCTGCTGATCTTATCGCTGTTCGTCGCGGTGAGCCTGGCGGGCGGCGGCGTGGCGGATGTGGGCGGCGTGGTGCTCCGGATGGCCGCTTTCTTCGTCGTGGCGATTCTGCTGGGGCGCGTGTTTCGAGGCGTGCTCGGTCGCGCGGCGCAGGCCCCGGTGAGCGAAGGGCTGCTCGCGGCAACTCTGGTCGCCGTGCTCGCCTATGCCTGGAGCGCGGAGGCGCTGGGAGGTGTGGCCGCAATCACCGGGGCGTATCTTGCGGGGGTTCTCGTCGCCCAGGGGGGGTACCGCCATGAGGTGGAGCACCGCCTGAAGGCGTTCACCTATGCCCTCCTCGTACCCATCTTCTTTGTCAGCATTGGCCTACAGACCAACGCCCGTGCGCTGGCCGCGCAGGACATCCCGCTGGCCCTCCTGATCATCCTGGCGGCGGTGGCCGGGAAGGTGATCGGGTGCGGCGCGGGGGCGCGGCTGGCGGGCTTCACGGGACCGGAAGCCCTGCGGATCGGCGTGGGCATGATCAGCCGCGGCGAGGTCGGGTTGATCATCGCCGCGATTGGTCTGCAGACCGGGCTGCTGGCGGATCGCGGTTTTGCCATCATGGTGATCACGGTGCTGGCCACCACGGTGATCACCCCGCCGCTGCTGCGGGCGGTCTTTGCGGCGGTGCCCCCCTCCGAGGAGGCGGCCATCGAAGCGGCCTTTGGCCATCCCGACGACTCCCGGTGA
- a CDS encoding TerC family protein, with protein sequence MPASVGTPLLWGTFTLFVLGLLALDLGVFHRKAHAIGTREALGWSLFWIALALLFNAWVARSFGAQRGLEFLTGYLIEKALSVDNIFVFLVIFSYFSVPAAYQYRVLFWGILGAIVFRLTFILAGAALLQAFHWVVYLFGSLLLFTAVRIVRARGEEVHPERNPLLRLVRRCLPVVPTYQGARFFVRVGGRIMATPLLLVLVVVEATDIVFAIDSIPAIFAVTTDPFIVYTSNVFAILGLRALFLLLAGVLNRFRYLKVGLGLVLAFVGTKMLLGDLYDIPIGVSLAVVAALIGGAVTASLLRPPGRPPLPVHLHDGAPVSAPFADGESPTQV encoded by the coding sequence ATGCCGGCCAGTGTCGGGACCCCGCTGCTGTGGGGGACGTTCACCCTCTTCGTCCTGGGACTCCTTGCCCTCGACCTGGGAGTCTTCCACCGGAAGGCACACGCCATCGGCACGCGCGAGGCCCTGGGCTGGAGCCTCTTCTGGATCGCGCTGGCACTGCTCTTCAACGCCTGGGTGGCCCGGTCATTCGGGGCGCAGCGCGGGCTGGAGTTCCTCACCGGCTACCTGATCGAGAAGGCCCTCAGCGTCGACAACATCTTTGTCTTTCTGGTGATCTTCTCGTACTTCTCCGTACCCGCCGCCTACCAGTACCGTGTCCTCTTCTGGGGAATCCTGGGAGCCATCGTCTTTCGCCTCACCTTCATCCTGGCGGGTGCCGCGCTGCTGCAGGCCTTTCACTGGGTGGTCTACCTCTTCGGCAGCCTGCTCCTCTTCACCGCCGTGCGCATTGTCCGCGCCAGGGGCGAGGAGGTACACCCGGAGCGCAACCCGCTGCTGCGCCTGGTCCGCCGCTGCCTGCCCGTGGTCCCCACCTACCAGGGCGCGCGGTTCTTCGTCCGCGTGGGCGGCCGGATCATGGCCACGCCCCTGCTGCTGGTGCTGGTGGTGGTGGAGGCGACGGACATCGTCTTCGCCATCGACTCCATCCCAGCCATATTCGCCGTGACCACGGATCCCTTCATCGTCTACACCTCAAACGTCTTCGCCATCCTCGGCCTGCGCGCGCTCTTCCTCCTGCTGGCCGGCGTGCTCAACCGCTTCCGCTACCTGAAGGTGGGCCTGGGGCTGGTGCTGGCCTTTGTGGGGACCAAGATGCTCCTCGGCGACCTCTACGATATCCCCATCGGCGTCTCGCTGGCTGTGGTGGCGGCGCTGATCGGTGGCGCGGTGACGGCGTCGCTGCTGCGGCCTCCCGGCCGGCCGCCCCTCCCGGTCCACCTCCATGACGGCGCGCCGGTCTCCGCCCCCTTTGCCGATGGTGAATCCCCGACGCAGGTATAG